A stretch of the Lolium perenne isolate Kyuss_39 chromosome 3, Kyuss_2.0, whole genome shotgun sequence genome encodes the following:
- the LOC127339291 gene encoding uncharacterized protein produces the protein MGVRARPSGTFYAEIRAGGARLTLGTFATVEQRCTPTTWRHGASGAPANKLNFKDRESLGWLRQPSSPPSGAATAGRFGRRLAIAHADERAMEAWAAAFPRDILDERAFYEQKKADRRAEKEAIRAGKPFIEVREVGPTTIDGNNDC, from the coding sequence ATGGGCGTGCGCGCCCGCCCGAGCGGCACGTTCTACGCGGAAATCCGCGCCGGCGGCgctcgcctcaccctcggcaccttCGCCACCGTGGAGCAGCGGTGCACCCCTACGACGTGGCGGCATGGCGCCTCGGGCGCACCCGCCAACAAACTCAATTTTAAGGACCGCGAGTCTCTTGGTTGGCTTCGACAGCCCTCGTCACCGCCGAGCGGCGCCGCTACCGCCGGCAGATTCGGCCGCCGCCTCGCCATTGCGCACGCGGATGAACGTGCCATGGAGGCGTGGGCCGCCGCCTTCCCGCGGGACATCCTCGACGAGCGCGCCTTCTACGAGCAGAAGAAGGCAGATCGCAGGGCGGAGAAGGAGGCCATTCGCGCGGGCAAGCCGTTCATCGAGGTGCGGGAAGTCGGCCCGACAACCATCGACGGAAACAATGATTGTTAG